In a single window of the Cryomorphaceae bacterium 1068 genome:
- a CDS encoding DUF4837 family protein has protein sequence MTKILRHLSLLIIGILLFSSCDETNTRTLPRHSGESGEVLLVMDESKWLGPEGDSLRLVLEQYVEQLPQTESMFSLLQFSPNEMSSLLEQHRNIIEIEIGPDAEGKNKVTLSKDKWSSDQLVFRSYANNRAEWYELLKTEFPRVVQLINDKEISRLQKNYRRNGNKALEEKIQKKFGIEILIPNDTEVAVEKENFIWIKRERVKYLGNTPHDITQGFMVYRYPYSGEMDFIADSLLAVRDSILKKFVPGPQDGTYMGTEYRYPPTTKEVTLNGQYAAYTAGLWKMENYFMGGPFRRIATNSKNGNEIIVVSGFVFAPKFDKREYVREVEAVLAGLKL, from the coding sequence ATGACAAAAATCCTTCGCCACCTAAGCCTGCTCATTATCGGAATCCTGCTTTTCTCATCGTGCGATGAAACGAATACGCGAACGCTTCCAAGGCATTCCGGAGAATCAGGAGAGGTCCTATTGGTAATGGATGAAAGTAAGTGGCTAGGCCCTGAAGGAGACAGTCTTCGTCTTGTTTTGGAACAGTATGTTGAGCAATTACCACAAACTGAGTCCATGTTCAGTCTGCTGCAATTTTCTCCAAATGAGATGAGCAGCCTGCTTGAGCAACACCGAAATATCATAGAAATTGAAATCGGTCCCGATGCTGAAGGGAAAAACAAAGTGACCTTAAGCAAAGACAAGTGGAGCAGCGATCAATTGGTGTTCAGATCATACGCCAACAATCGAGCTGAGTGGTATGAACTTCTCAAAACGGAGTTTCCTCGCGTAGTCCAGCTCATCAATGACAAAGAAATAAGCCGGCTTCAAAAGAATTACCGACGAAATGGAAACAAGGCACTAGAAGAAAAAATTCAGAAAAAATTCGGAATAGAAATCCTGATTCCCAACGATACGGAAGTAGCTGTAGAAAAAGAGAATTTCATTTGGATCAAGCGTGAGCGCGTCAAATATTTGGGGAATACCCCTCATGATATCACGCAAGGCTTTATGGTATATCGCTACCCTTATTCAGGTGAAATGGACTTCATTGCTGACAGTCTATTGGCTGTGCGCGATTCCATTCTCAAAAAGTTCGTTCCAGGCCCTCAAGACGGAACTTATATGGGTACAGAGTACAGATACCCGCCAACAACGAAAGAAGTGACTCTGAATGGACAATATGCGGCCTACACAGCAGGGCTTTGGAAAATGGAGAACTACTTTATGGGAGGACCTTTCCGTAGAATTGCAACGAATTCTAAAAACGGCAACGAAATAATCGTAGTGTCGGGATTTGTCTTTGCACCGAAGTTTGACAAGCGCGAGTACGTGAGAGAAGTAGAGGCGGTTTTAGCCGGCCTGAAACTCTGA